A window of Solanum stenotomum isolate F172 chromosome 9, ASM1918654v1, whole genome shotgun sequence genomic DNA:
ACCCATCCATCAGAAAGGTAGCCCTTTTATTATGTATCTTTATTTGGGTGATTGACTGATCATTGGTCCTCTAAATGTCTTTTTCGTGGCTGTCTATTGAAGATCTTTGTTCATGGCTTGTTTCACCTAAAGTCACTTCCCGCATATCATACCATTAACATACAAATTATAATATGCAGTTGTTTATCTGTAGGTCTGGCACAATTATAGCTTCGACAAGCACGTCATAGAAAATTATGGGTTTAAAGTATCTGGTTTTCATGCTGACACGATGCACATGGCACGACTTTGGGATTCCTCTAGACGAATTTTGGGTGGTTATTCATTAGAGGCACTAACAGGTGATTCTCATGTCATGTGTGATGCTAGACTGGTCCATGCTGAAAGGCTGTTCCATGATGAAGGTCTGTTTGGTAAAATATCTATGAAAACTATCTTTGGTCGGAAAAAGCTGAAGAAAGATGGAACTGAGGGTAAAGTAACCATGATTCCTTCTGTCGAAGAGTTGCAAAGGACTGAACGAGAATTGTGGATTTGTTATTCTGCATTAGACTCCATCAGCACATTGATGCTTTATGAGAGCTTGAAGAAAAAACTATCTAAACGGATCTGGACATTCGATGGAGTTCGTAAAGGATCCATGTATGAATTTTATGAGAAATACTGGCGTCCATTTGGTGAGCTTCTAGTTCAAATGGAAACTGAGGGTGTGCTGGTTGACCGTGCCTATCTTGCTGAGATTGAGAAAGTGGCTAAAGCTGAGCAGCTGGTTGCTGTGAATAGATTTCGTAACTGGGCAGCTAAGTACTGTGCTGATGCAAAGTACATGAATGTTGGAAGTGACACACAGTTGCGTCAGCTGTTTTTTGGTGGCATCCAGAATAGGTATAAAGCTTTCAAAAAGTACTTTCTTGCAGAGCAACTTAATCAAAAGTGTTTTTGTGTGTCAAATAACTTGCATTTTACAACACATTTCTCGTTCATCTGATACTGGTTGCCAAATAGCATCCCCCTCTGTAATCTTACACCAATGTGGATATTATTGATTTTTGCTGTATGCAAGTCATCCATGGTGGAGTAGCTGTCCTTGGCAAATCCAAATGCAAGGCCAGACGGGAATAAAATATGTATAGAAGGTGTAGTCACCACATGAAGAACACAGGCCATAATGCAGTCATGCTTTTGCTGCTTTAACATTATCCCACCATATAAGTGTTATTTAATAAAGTTAGGTTTAATTGCTTATCTAAGATACATGAGAGGtgcgaaatatatatattgccaATACTCAAGGCTTCACAAAAGTGGAGGGAGTTGAGGAGTCAAGTATAGTGCCTAAATCACTACACCAAAAAACCATGAAGTACAAACATCTATATTTCAATCTCTATGTTGCTTCTATGCAGATTTCACCTGTGCGAGAGGTGATGGCATGCTTGTGCATGAGATTCAACTTTCAAGGATCTATGTTCTTACTGCAGTCCAAAAGTATTAATTTGCAGATGCCATTTATACTGCTACATTGAAATCCAGTTTACTTCTGGAGTTTTGTAGTTGCAATATTTTACCCCACTATATAAATTTTAACACCCTAGAATGAGGAGACAGTTCACCTAGAATGCTAGCGCCATTTCAGTCCAGATGATAGGATATGGGAAATGTCACTCTACCTAATCTGTCCTTCATGCTTTTAATCTcaatgatattttttctttgtgCTGTGCATCTGAAAGTTGTTGTGTCAAGATGTGTGCTCAGATCAATGGTTGTTGCTGAAATATTTGTTGGTGACATACTAACATTGACTCTTTTCGCGTACCAGCAATGAGAGGAAATACTACCTCTGTCCAGCATCCCATAATTAGAGTCCCTTCTCAAAGGCGTTGGCAAATTTTGGTAGTCCCATAAGTagggtctagggagggtagagtgtacacagacATAGGTTAATTCATTGtcttaaaatagaatttatagTTTTATAAGCTACACAAAAGATACTAGAGGTTgcaaattttttttcattccaaAATGCTGTGCATCTTAATGATTTAGTCAAATTGTTCCGTCCTTTGGGTCTGAAGTAAAAAGGGATTATAAATTTGGGACGAAGGGAGTACAACATTTTTCATTGCCTGTATGGACCAATAAAATTATGAAACTGTTGTTAGCTTCCAAGTGAGAAGATGAGTATTTTCCAACTCTGACCAGTATAGACAAGTTCCCTGGCTTCAATCGAAGATATCTCCTTAGGGAGTgctatattttctcttttacaaTTTCACGTTGAGTAATGGCAGCATATAATGtctttagtttctttttttccttcagaTTGTTTCATGCTTATTCAGTCTATAAATACCTctaatttgatgttcttgatctTCCCAAAAATAATTGCTTTACAGAAGGAATATTGATGAGAGTCTACCAAATGAGAAAGAATTCAAAGTTCCGAATGTTGATAAAGTaattgaagaaggaaagaagGCTCCCACCAAATTTCGTAAAATCCATCTACATAGGATTTGTGATCCTATCAACACTGAGATTTTCACTGCCAGTGGTTGGCCTTCTGTTAGTGGAGATGCTTTGAAGGCTCTCGCTGGCAAAGTTTCTGCAGACTTTGATATTTTTGATGAAGTGGATGGCAATGCTGAGGAAGTTCCTGAAACAAGCGTTGATGAAGCTTTAACTACAAATAACGAAGCTCTCAGTCAAAACCCAGAAATTTCAGCTTATGGAACAGCCTACCACGCCTTTGGAGGTGGGCAGAAAGGAATTGAGGCTTGCCATGCCATTGCAGCCTTATGTGAAGTTTGCTCCATAGACTCTTTAATATCCAACTTTATCCTCCCCTTGCAGGCAAGTTGCTTTGTGTTTTGTTCTGTGATGTAGTATATAATCTTTCCTCATGGAACAAGCTAAGAAGTTCAGGGCAAGTTTTACATGGCTGTCAAATTTGTTAGTTAATCCGCTACCATGTATTTGTTTTTACTTCTACTTTTATTTGGTATGATTGTGGCATGTGATGAGTTTAAATGGAGAAGCGTGGtcagtgaggattcatataggtGACCCCAACACTTGTTTGAGACTGATGCatggttgttgtttgttgttgcACTAAGTTTGCGCGGGGTCCTGGGATATTTAAAGGAGAGAAAGAAACTAATCCTCAACtgattgttcaaaataatttttctactGACGTAATAGTATGTGAGAATGATATTTCCTGAAGTTACATGATGAGACATTAAGAATAGTTATTGTGTTCCCTCTCTCATTTATGAATAACTGAAATTATGTACCTCGTCTGTGGAAGCTTTTCCCAGTATTTGTAAAATTACTCATCAATTATGTATTCCTGAGAAATTTTTTTGCCTCGGGTGCAGTTTGTTTGAGCGACAAAAACTACCCTGACCTAGTTATTCACAGCTCACTGTTTAATCAGGCCTTAGtatggattgttattgttgcctcACCACTGTTTCAAGGAGTTTAGGTGTTCACAATCGTTGAATGAGGGTTTTCTATAGGACAGGTTACTCAAGAGCTTTCTTTGGACTCTTGATTGTGATAGGTTAGCAAGGGATTGGAGATAGAAGTAGCCAACAAGGTGTTTGGTTGAGGGTGGAATGTAGAGTAGCCATAACACCATGGAAGATGGTTTTGAGGCAAACTGAGTTATATCTTTCCATGCCGTCATgcttttttccaaaattgatgTCTTGACTAATTTGTTCTCTAAAAGCATTTCTCTTTCTATCTCAGGGTCATGATGTGTCAGGTGAAAATGGGCGGATTCATTGCTCCCTGAATATTAATACTGAAACTGGGCGCTTGTCTGCAAGGAGACCAAATTTACAGGTTTATTTCCTTCACTGACTTCTTGATTGTCATGCATTTTGATTCCCAAATATACAATCAGCTACTGGTTTATCTTGTTTTAGGTGTTGACCActtttcaagttttgatataaaccctataaatttactaaaatgttGTAAATGTTCTCCTTTATCATTAATTGGGCTCATGCTGTATTGCACGGCTCAGGTAAAGAGAAATCAAGTAATAACTTCAATGGTCATCGGTCATCACTTGTGTTCCATTACTTTACTAGAATGTTGTTTCAATGTTTATTTCTTTGCAATACAGAACCAGCCTGCTCTGGAGAAAGATAGGTATAAAATTCGCCAAGGTTTTGTAGCTGCAGAGGGGAATTCCTTGATTGTGGCTGACTATGGGCAGGTATCTAACTGCTTACTGGTTATAATAGTTGGTATTTCTTGAATTGCTTgcaaaaaactaacaattttctcaaaattagttGGAACTAAGGATTCTTGCACATCTTGCCAACTGTAAGAGCATGTTGGGTGCATTCAAAGCTGGTGGAGACTTCCATTCAAGGACTGCTATGAATATGTATCCTCACATCCGTGAAGCCGTTGAAAAAGGGCAGGTACTTCTTGAGTGGCATCCTGAACCAGGTGAAGACAAACCACCAGTTCCTCTGCTAAAGGTAACTGCAAACACTTATTGTGGATGGTGAAATTTTCCTATTAATATGCAGAAGACAGGATGATTGTCGGATATAGTATTATACACCTAGTCAGCTACTTCCATGAGGGGAAATTCCACGAACAAGAAATTTAGTGCAAGAAGTATGATTAAGTGGGATTTTAATGCAGTATAATACAAATTCCTTTTCAGGATGCTTTTGGCTCTGAAAGAAGGAAGGCAAAGATGCTCAATTTTTCAATTGCGTATGGAAAAACTACAATTGGACTCTCACGCGATTGGAAGGTACTTCAGCATCTTTGAGacagttttttattttttttgtgtatctGACAATATCTATTTAATTACCTTGATTTTTATACGTATAGTTTTTTAGGTCTGTATGAGCTGAATAAATACTATTTCATACTCAGGTATCTGTAAAGGAAGCAAAGGAAACAGTTGAACGTTGGTATAGTGATAGAAAAGAAGTGTCAGATTGGCAGGAACAACGCAGATTTGAAGCACGCGAGTTTGGACGTGTTCACACACTTCTAGGACGAGCACGCTGGTTTCCATCAGTAAAAAATGCAACTGGATCCGTAAAAGGCCACATAGAACGAGCTGCTATCAATACTCCAGTGCAGGTCCATCTTAATACACCTTCACccgctcttttttttttctttttgataagtTGTCTGCGCATGTATGTCCCCATGTACGCCATGCTGACTTCTGAAGTTTTTGACAGGGAAGTGCTGCAGATGTCGCTATGTGCGCCATGTTAGAGATATCAAAGAATGCACGACTAAAGGAGCTTGGATGGAAATTGCTTTTACAGGTTTACCTTCCGTTGTCCTTTACTGGATTCATCTCatttaggaaaagaaaaaacaaataataacagTAAAAACTGTATTCTTCTATCTTTTATGTGTTGGTACATCTCTCgatatctctctctctctgtagGCTTCACCTACAAC
This region includes:
- the LOC125875779 gene encoding DNA polymerase I B, chloroplastic/mitochondrial-like — protein: MAFLGLSVQSSPFKPTSYVWFSPHSFSSRTFWASSGKALHRGEDCKTRSIENASSSLAVLGDPIKQISSHERKLFSSGLQQKIEEDSIYGWNAEIDAIKALKAKSAYNSFKKLSAANCSVSASTNRKVKDENFDVPIEVNTRMMRERVTSSYSATTCISGGSLSSKSKPPYNPNRGEKKDVGNWREYKNHLPQLSVGINHSRNNEVTSINKVDGPNVSHYKPLSKGSLLNGQLSSKIMEAKLEKANKLWEGNPSNQIRDNVNGTDTKVVTVKAKSVIQEQATNKREKNAIKSVATDFVNGTETKIVSDEGTGLGQITLRERLGAMYEKVHIVDNLSAAKEVVSKLTSQYKHLVHACDTEASNIDVKQQTPVDHGEVICFSIYSGPEADFGDGKSCIWVDVLDGGGKDLLVEFAPFFQDPSIRKVWHNYSFDKHVIENYGFKVSGFHADTMHMARLWDSSRRILGGYSLEALTGDSHVMCDARLVHAERLFHDEGLFGKISMKTIFGRKKLKKDGTEGKVTMIPSVEELQRTERELWICYSALDSISTLMLYESLKKKLSKRIWTFDGVRKGSMYEFYEKYWRPFGELLVQMETEGVLVDRAYLAEIEKVAKAEQLVAVNRFRNWAAKYCADAKYMNVGSDTQLRQLFFGGIQNRRNIDESLPNEKEFKVPNVDKVIEEGKKAPTKFRKIHLHRICDPINTEIFTASGWPSVSGDALKALAGKVSADFDIFDEVDGNAEEVPETSVDEALTTNNEALSQNPEISAYGTAYHAFGGGQKGIEACHAIAALCEVCSIDSLISNFILPLQGHDVSGENGRIHCSLNINTETGRLSARRPNLQNQPALEKDRYKIRQGFVAAEGNSLIVADYGQLELRILAHLANCKSMLGAFKAGGDFHSRTAMNMYPHIREAVEKGQVLLEWHPEPGEDKPPVPLLKDAFGSERRKAKMLNFSIAYGKTTIGLSRDWKVSVKEAKETVERWYSDRKEVSDWQEQRRFEAREFGRVHTLLGRARWFPSVKNATGSVKGHIERAAINTPVQGSAADVAMCAMLEISKNARLKELGWKLLLQVHDEVILEGPEESEKEAMAIVVHCMSNPFNGKNILRVGLSVDAKCAKNWYSAK